The Streptomyces sp. NBC_00306 sequence CCGGGTCACCGAGTCGGCCCTGATGCTGACCCTGCTGCGCCGTCAAAAGACCCTGCCCGGTGTGCAGAACCGACTGCGCTCCTACCTGTCGCGCAGCCGTACGGCAGCGGACGCCTTCGATGCCGCGGTCATCGACGCCACCCTGAATGGCATCGCGCCGACGGACCGGTACCGGCTCATCGAGCAGACGTTTACCGGCGCCGCCCAGCACTCCTCCGACCGTAAGAAGCTCGCCCTGGAGGCGATCCTCGCCGTCGTGGGACCCGAGCCCTTCCACGTCGATGCCCCCTCCCACGCGTTCGAGCACCACAACGAGGCAACCTGGACCCGCCTGCGGCAAATCGCCATCCACCACCTGCACGTGCCGGAACCCGTCGCCCCGGAACTGACCACGCGCCTGCTACGGCTGACCGAACGCGGCCAGAGCAGCGGGATCATCGAGGGCAACGTGTTCGCGCACCTGTTCGCGCTGCTGTCGCTGCAGCGGACCGTGCCCGACCACCGGGTCATCCACGACGGCATCACGGCCCTGACCAAAGCCGTCCGCGACGACGGCGGCATGCCGTTCATCGCCGGCGAGGAGATCTTCTCCACCGCCACCGCAGGCCTCGCCCTGGCGCGCGCAGGCGCCGACCGGCAGGTACTGCTCGCGATGGGCGACTACCTCGCCGCACAGCAGGCCGACAACGGCGGCTGGGCATACGCCCAGGACGTCGTACAGACCGACGTGGACACCACCACCCACGTCCTGCCCTTCCTGCACACCCTCGACCCCGAGCGGTACCGGGCACACATTGCCCTCGCCCGGCAGTCGCTCACCACGCACCCGGGCCAGGACGGCGGGATGCCCACCTACCTGCCCGGACAGCCCTCCGAGCCGACCATGACCGCCAACACCCTCACCGCCTTGCACCCCTACCACTTCACCCACGCCCCCCTGCTGAAGCGGGCAACCGCCTACCTCCTCAACACGCAAAAACCCGACGGCACCTTCGAACGCAGCTGGAGCCTGAGCGAAGCCAACGCCATGCTCCGCGCCCTGAACGCCCTCACACTCGCCCACCGCCACAACCCCGCAAGCCATCAAGGACGCCTTGCCCCGGCCATCGCCTCCATCCACCAGCGCCTGCTCGTCACCGCCAACCCCGACGGCGGATGGGGCCAGACTCCCGGCGAAGACAGCGACCCGATGAGCACCGCCTACACCCTCACCGCCCTCGCCCCCACCCACCGCAACCACCCCACCGTCCACGCCGGCCTGCACTACCTGCTACGCCAGCAGAAACCCGACGGCGGATACACCTCGCCCTCCGACCAAGCCGCCCCCCGCCCGCTGCGCTACACCATCCCCGTCCTCGCCGACGTCTTCGTCCTCCTCGCCCTCACCCACCTCGCCTGACCCACCCCCCGAACGCAGAGAACTCCCGCTGCAGGTGGGAGAACTGGAACGCGTAGTTGAACGAGCGGGTCGAGGCATCGAGCAGCCGCCGGTACAGCCCCGCCCGGTCTTCCTTGCTGCCCAGCCGGGGAACGCCCGCGGGCCGGTAGCGCCCGATCAGCGCAGCGGTGACGCTGCCGGTGGCCTTGATGCCGGCAGCGGCGACATCCGACGTCGTGAAGGTCATGCCCGGTTCTGCCACCCGGCGGCTGGGCGGCTCGGACCGCCTGGCGCAGCGGCCCGTCCGCGTACTGCCGTTCCCACACCGCCCTGCCCGGGGACGGCGTTGCTCTGCCGCCGTCTTGCCCTGCCCCAGGCCGACCAGCCCCTCTTTCGGGGGACCCGCTGGCCGCGTTCACAACCCGGTCAGCGTGCGCGGCACATCCTGAGCCAGGTGACGCGTCGACCGCGTCCCTCGTGGCTGGTTCGTTCCGCCCGATTCGCACGCCGCTACTGATGGAGGAGCATATGAACGCCACTCAGCTTGACCAGGCATTCGCCGTCATCGACGCCGACAAGAACGGTTTCGTCACGTTGGCCGAGATCACGTCGGCGCTGGAGGGCCGTGGAATTCCGCATGATGCGGGCTCCATGGACACCGCCTTCCGTAAGCTCGACAGGGATGGCGACGGTCGGCTCTCCCAGGCCGAGTTTTCCGGCTTCCAGGAAGAGCCCTTCAAGTCGTCGTTCGCTCCCACTCTGGCCAAGCTTCTGGCCTAGTGCCCTGCGCCAGAGATCCGTTGGCAGAAGCGGGCGAGTGAATCGAGGATCTCTTCGGCTGTCTTGGTCCAAGTGAACGGGGTCGGGTTCTCGTTCCACTGTTTGACCCAGGCGCGGATGTCGGCTTCCAGGGAGCGCACACTCTTGTGGGCACCGCGGCGGATCTTCTGGTCTGCGAGGAAGCCGAACCATCGCTCCACCTGGTTGATCCAGGAGGAACCGGTGGGCGTGAAGTGCAGGTGGAACCGCGGGTGTTTGGCCAGCCACGTCTTGATGGCCGGGGTCTTGTGGGTGCCATAGTTGTCGCAGATCAGATGGACCTGAAGGTGCTCGGGGACCTCTTTGTCGATCTTGATGAGGAACTTCTTGAACTCCGCGGCCCGGTGCCGACGGTGCAGTGAGGTGATGACTTCGCCAGTCGCGACGTCAAAGGCCGCGAACAAGGTGGTCAGACCGTTGCGGACGTAATCGTGAGTGCGGCGCTCGGGCATGCCGGGCATCATCGGCAGCACAGGCTGAGAGCGATCCAAGGCCTGGATCTGAGACTTCTCGTCCACCGACAGCACCACCGCTCCTTCGGGCGGGTTGAAATACAGCCCCACCACGTCGTAGACCTTCTCCACGAACAGCGGATCGGTCGACAGCTTGAACGTGTCGCTCAAATGCGGCTTGAGCTGGAACCTGCGCCAGATCCGGCCCACCGTCGACTTCGACAAGCCACTGCGGTCCGCCATCGACGAACGCGACCAGTGAGTGGCGTTCTTCGGGATTTCCTCCAGCGTGCTGACCACGACCGCCTCCACCTGGTCCACGCTGATGGTGGGCGGCCGGCCCGGCCGAGGCTCATCCACCAGCCCGTCCAACCGTGCGGCCAAAAACCGGCGACGCCACTTGCGGACCGTGTCCGCCGCGATATGTAACTCGCGTGCCACCACGACAATCGGCGGCACGTCAGCACCATCACATGCCAACACGATGCGGGCCCGCAAGGCCACCGCCTGCGCGGATGACGCCCTACGAGCCCAACGCTCCAACACCACACGCTCATCAGGCGACAACAACAACGGTTCCAACTTCGGACCACGACGTGACACCGGCACATCCCCAGAAGCACTCATAAACGAATTAACGACGGATCTCTGGCGCAGGACACTAGCTGATCGCCGCCCGCCGGCACGGGCCCAACGGAGCCCGTGCCGACGGAGCGCTGTCCGACGTCACGCGGTAGGCGCAGGTCAAGCGCCGCCAGTCCAGAACGGGCTGCTTTGGGTAAGCGTTTGGGGAACGGTCACCGTGACCGTTCCCCAAACGGAAATGCCGAGGCCTGCGTGATACGGACCTCGTCGAGTGTGGCGAGGTCAGAGCACGGCGACGGTGAACGGCCTGTCTGCGGAGTTGCCGCTGCTGTCGCTCGTCACGATCGTGATGGTGTCGGTGGCGCTGCCGCAGTAGCCGTGGGGTCCGCCGATGGCGGTGATTTCGCCCCGGCTGTTGTTGATCGTCGCGACGATCGCCGCGCCGGCCAGGTTGATGTTGGAGTCCGTGACCTTGACGCAGTACACGCCTGCCTGGTTGGTGCCGGTGCCCCGGGTGACGGCGTCGACGTTCTTGGATCCGAGGAGCGAAGCGGTGCCGCTGACCTTTGCGGCGGCGCGGGCGTAGGGGGCGTCCATGTCGGCGGCCGCGGCAGTGCCGGACAGAACGGCCAGTGATGTCACGGCGCCGAGAGCGAGCGCGACGGCTCGGCTGGTACGGGAGGCAGAAATTCGCATGTGTCTGCTTCTTTCTCGGCCGCGAGCACGCTGTTGGGCCAGCGTCGGCCGGGGAGTCGGGATGGTCGTGCCGCCAGTCGATGGAGAAGGGAAACTCCCGACCGGCGTCACCGAATGAAGCCAAGTAGATGCAGTGAGTGACGAAACGGTGCTGCTCGCGCTGCTCCATACCAACGCGTGAAGCAGTCCCTCCCAAACATCAACAAGGAGCACCAACCGAACACTTCGCACTACCGGCGCTCCCCCCTTTTTGCTCCATCGCGCCTATCTGCTCTCGTGGCTGCTCAGGACAACGCACGGGCCGTAGCCGGCGGGCCGGAAACGGCCCGCGGCGCCGCGTCCGGGCAAGTGGGGGCTCGGATACGGCCGCGATCCCCGCCCACTGACCGGGCCGCGCCGGGCTCGGAGCGGCCCCAGCCTGCCAGCCCGCCCGACCCGGGGCCGGGGTTTTTGGCGTGGGGCGGTTGGGGAGTATCGGCGTGCAGCCGCGTGCGGATCACGTTCTCGGCGATGTCTTGCAAGGGGTTGGCGTATGGCTCAGGGAACTGTGAAGTGGTTTAACGGGGAGAAGGGCTTCGGTTTCATCTCTCCGGATGAGGGCGGTGCAGACGTCTTCGTTCACTTCAGCGCGATCCAGGGCTCCGGGTTCAGGAACCTGGAGGAGAACCAGCGGGTGGAGTTCGAGATCACCCAGGGACAACGCGGCCCGCAGGCCGACAAAGTGAGGGCCCTCTGACCTGCTGCGCCGACCGGCTGGAGTCGGTAGCTGGCTTTGAGGCTGCCTGAGAGTGTGATCTCGATGGTTCGCTTGAGTTTGTTGCCGTGGGTCCAGTCCAGCGCGCGGTCGTTTGGAGACGTCCGACGACGATGCCCGGGGCGATGCGGGCCTGGCGGGCAATGGCGGCGATCGGTGCGCAGTTGGGTGGTGTCTCGCGCGAACGCGGTGTCTGGGTGCCAGGTCTTCTCGTTGTGCGGGCTAGGCGGACGTCCATCCGCTCGCCCGCCTGGAGGCCCCGCTGCTCGTGGGGGCACGGGGCCTCCCGCGGTCGCGGACCCGCCCGGCACGGCAGGGGCCCGGCTGCCGGCCGGCCGGGCCCCCGCTTGTTGTCCCA is a genomic window containing:
- a CDS encoding haloacid dehalogenase-like hydrolase → MHIAVLDVDGTLIAGTLAGPLPTMLAEEGLVPRDRLERLRRAQLTLDAEEPQAAARLNELFAAMLTDVPCRAVSVVTARLWQRQRERLFAFARPLTATLREAGYVPLLISGGPQEMLAHLARELGVTLYRGTQFEAVDGLFTGRVASTVAGGKDRAAQDLVGAGHIDWPGSLAVGNSLGDVSSLSRAGRPVAFEPSPALRMLARHHSWPVCDRTSLHTYLRDQATLPPSPPAPARDLPPAHRAALAPSVGSASRRLTERLLAQVGGQGAITGECCSRVTESALMLTLLRRQKTLPGVQNRLRSYLSRSRTAADAFDAAVIDATLNGIAPTDRYRLIEQTFTGAAQHSSDRKKLALEAILAVVGPEPFHVDAPSHAFEHHNEATWTRLRQIAIHHLHVPEPVAPELTTRLLRLTERGQSSGIIEGNVFAHLFALLSLQRTVPDHRVIHDGITALTKAVRDDGGMPFIAGEEIFSTATAGLALARAGADRQVLLAMGDYLAAQQADNGGWAYAQDVVQTDVDTTTHVLPFLHTLDPERYRAHIALARQSLTTHPGQDGGMPTYLPGQPSEPTMTANTLTALHPYHFTHAPLLKRATAYLLNTQKPDGTFERSWSLSEANAMLRALNALTLAHRHNPASHQGRLAPAIASIHQRLLVTANPDGGWGQTPGEDSDPMSTAYTLTALAPTHRNHPTVHAGLHYLLRQQKPDGGYTSPSDQAAPRPLRYTIPVLADVFVLLALTHLA
- a CDS encoding EF-hand domain-containing protein → MAGSFRPIRTPLLMEEHMNATQLDQAFAVIDADKNGFVTLAEITSALEGRGIPHDAGSMDTAFRKLDRDGDGRLSQAEFSGFQEEPFKSSFAPTLAKLLA
- a CDS encoding IS630 family transposase gives rise to the protein MSASGDVPVSRRGPKLEPLLLSPDERVVLERWARRASSAQAVALRARIVLACDGADVPPIVVVARELHIAADTVRKWRRRFLAARLDGLVDEPRPGRPPTISVDQVEAVVVSTLEEIPKNATHWSRSSMADRSGLSKSTVGRIWRRFQLKPHLSDTFKLSTDPLFVEKVYDVVGLYFNPPEGAVVLSVDEKSQIQALDRSQPVLPMMPGMPERRTHDYVRNGLTTLFAAFDVATGEVITSLHRRHRAAEFKKFLIKIDKEVPEHLQVHLICDNYGTHKTPAIKTWLAKHPRFHLHFTPTGSSWINQVERWFGFLADQKIRRGAHKSVRSLEADIRAWVKQWNENPTPFTWTKTAEEILDSLARFCQRISGAGH
- a CDS encoding cold-shock protein translates to MAQGTVKWFNGEKGFGFISPDEGGADVFVHFSAIQGSGFRNLEENQRVEFEITQGQRGPQADKVRAL